In Acipenser ruthenus chromosome 6, fAciRut3.2 maternal haplotype, whole genome shotgun sequence, the following proteins share a genomic window:
- the ggps1 gene encoding geranylgeranyl pyrophosphate synthase isoform X2 — protein MLHNASLLIDDIEDNSKLRRGFPVAHSIYGIPSVINSANYVYFLGLERVLTLQHPQAVHVFTRQLLELHRGQGLDIHWRDTYTCPTEQEYRNMVLQKTGGLFGLAVGLMQLFSSYCGNLKPLLDTLGLFFQIRDDYANLSSKEYSENKSFCEDLTEGKFSFPTIHAIWTCPESTQVQNILRQRTENVDIKRYCVDYLEKVGSFAYTRQTLRDLEAESYRLIEDLGGNPELESLMQQLSKMFKDN, from the coding sequence ATGCTGCACAATGCTAGCCTGCTAATCGATGACATTGAAGATAACTCCAAACTGAGGCGGGGCTTCCCGGTGGCTCACAGCATCTATGGCATCCCCTCGGTCATCAACTCTGCCAACTACGTCTACTTCCTGGGGCTGGAGAGGGTGCTGACTCTGCAGCACCCGCAGGCTGTGCATGTCTTCACCAGACAGCTGCTGGAGCTCCACCGTGGCCAGGGCCTGGATATCCACTGGCGGGACACCTACACCTGTCCCACGGAGCAGGAGTACCGCAACATGGTTCTACAGAAGACCGGTGGGCTCTTTGGTCTGGCTGTGGGGCTCATGCAGCTCTTTTCCAGCTATTGTGGGAACTTGAAGCCCCTGCTCGACACCCTGGGCCTTTTCTTTCAGATCCGGGATGACTATGCCAACCTGAGCTCCAAAGAGTACAGCGAGAATAAGAGCTTCTGCGAGGACCTGACCGAGGGCAAGTTCTCCTTCCCCACCATCCACGCAATCTGGACGTGTCCCGAGAGCACTCAGGTACAAAACATCTTGAGGCAGCGCACCGAGAACGTGGACATCAAACGCTACTGTGTGGACTACCTGGAGAAGGTGGGATCCTTCGCTTACACCCGGCAGACCCTACGTGACCTGGAGGCTGAATCCTACAGGTTGATCGAAGACCTGGGGGGcaaccccgagctggagagcctAATGCAGCAGCTAAGCAAAATGTTCAAAGATAATTAA